The Daucus carota subsp. sativus chromosome 7, DH1 v3.0, whole genome shotgun sequence genome window below encodes:
- the LOC135147999 gene encoding lysine-specific demethylase REF6-like, translating into MARIRGRAGYKPRPCNKTEVLQWLKTLPLAPEFRPTLEEFEDPIAYIHKIEKEACVYGICKIIPPVLLPLTKSTFFQLNKSLVACSASPEGELRPTFTTRVQQVGSCPGKGHPVIKSVRESGRSYTVEEFKAKAKSLERNYFKKSSIDKGALSPLEIETLYWNANAEKPFEVEYANDMHISAFVELEKRRGGDGLSDDLNVGDTDWNLRGAARSRRCLLKFVKDDIPGVTSPMVYIGMLFSWFAWHMEDHDLHSLNYLHTGDRKTWYGVPQHAAAAFEDVIRNHGYNGEMNPLLSYATLGQKTTVLSPEVIVNAGIPCCRLVQNPGEFVVTFPRAYHSGFSHGFNCAEASNIATPEWLRFAREAEMRRAAINSSPLISHIQLLYDLALSFSSRGPASMETRSSGLEEKKGEGERLVKELFLQDVKHDISLLHSLGKGSAAILFPRDFIVGNFPELRDGLFPCLACGVLCFACAAIIKPGKVDVHNLMLADFGNIGGSGVASDIAASNWWFRSAGSAKNAVLDSGLAMNYEDASDSETEAREFSPVSDLAEESFPSHVFCLQHAFEVKEKLDALGGMHMLLLCHPDYPKFLAEAKLVADELGAEQISSDISFRTATEEDKERIKSAVDSEGSNLSFSANPSPKLKRKGMDDLEPAQRSKFPRVEESTKATDQEQVRVSENLPKPPEPDVVPGNLSRTTDLASGSRKDKCIIQYKRTYKNKSKVKPIQEETPHDQGTDNLEGGPSTRLRPRKLNQPPKDPKHVTHKVVAKDELKTSSNRGKSASGIQASAGSSSKKAEAKYSCEVCMMNFGSKKELGLHEKNICSVKGCGKKFASHKYLIHHQKVHREDRPLQCTWEGCTKTFKWAWARTEHIRVHTGDRPYTCAETGCGKTFRFVSDFSRHRRKTGHSG; encoded by the exons ATGGCAAGAATTAGAGGCAGAGCAGGGTATAAACCACGCCCTTGTAACAAAACAGAGGTTTTGCAATGGCTTAAAACCCTCCCTTTAGCCCCTGAATTTCGTCCGACCCTCGAAGAATTTGAGGACCCAATTGCTTATATTCATAAAATTGAGAAAGAAGCTTGTGTGTATggtatatgtaaaattataccCCCTGTCTTATTGCCCTTGACGAAAAGTACTTTTTTTCAACTTAATAAGTCTTTGGTGGCCTGTTCTGCCTCCCCGGAAGGCGAATTAAGGCCTACGTTCACTACCCGGGTGCAGCAAGTTGGTTCTTGCCCAGGAAAAGGGCACCCTGTGATTAAGTCTGTGAGGGAGAGTGGTAGGAGTTACACTGTTGAGGAATTTAAAGCAAAGGCCAAGTCTTTGGAGAggaattattttaagaaaagttCGATAGATAAAGGGGCTTTAAGTCCTTTGGAAATTGAGACACTTTATTGGAATGCTAATGCTGAGAAACCCTTTGAGGTTGAGTATGCGAATGACATGCACATATCGGCTTTTGTGGAGTTGGAAAAGCGGAGGGGAGGAGATGGATTGAGTGATGATTTGAATGTGGGAGATACGGATTGGAATTTGAGGGGTGCGGCCAGGTCCAGAAGGTGTTTGCTGAAGTTTGTGAAGGATGATATCCCTGGGGTTACATCCCCAATGGTGTATATAGGAATGTTATTTAGCTGGTTTGCGTGGCACATGGAGGATCATGACCTGCACAGCCTCAATTATCTGCACACCGGGGATAGGAAGACCTGGTATGGAGTGCCTCAGCATGCGGCAGCCGCTTTTGAGGATGTGATCCGTAATCACGGATATAATGGAGAGATGAATCCTCTCT TGAGTTATGCTACTCTTGGTCAAAAGACTACCGTCCTGTCTCCGGAAGTTATTGTAAATGCAGGCATACCATGTTGCAG GCTGGTACAAAATCCAGGAGAATTCGTAGTCACTTTTCCAAGGGCTTACCACTCTGGATTCAGTCATG GATTCAACTGTGCGGAAGCTTCAAATATTGCAACTCCTGAATGGTTGCGGTTTGCAAGAGAAGCTGAAATGCGCAGGGCTGCTATAAACTCTTCTCCATTAATTTCCCACATCCAATTGCTTTATGATCTTGCGCTGTCATTCTCTTCAAG AGGACCAGCGAGCATGGAAACAAGAAGTTCTGGATTAGAAGAGAAGAAAGGTGAAGGGGAAAGGCTGGTGAAGGAGCTCTTTCTGCAAGATGTGAAGCATGATATCAGCCTGCTTCACAGTCTTGGGAAAGGATCTGCAGCTATCCTTTTTCCCCGTGATTTTATCGTTGGAAATTTTCCTGAATTGCGTGATG GACTTTTCCCATGTTTAGCTTGTGGGGTTTTATGTTTTGCTTGTGCTGCAATCATAAAACCTGGTAAAGTAGATGTTCACAATCTCATGCTAGCTGATTTTGGCAATATTGGAGGTAGTGGTGTTGCTTCTGACATTGCTGCTAGTAATTGGTGGTTTCGTTCTGCCGGATCTGCCAAGAATGCTGTGCTGGATTCTGGTTTAG CTATGAATTATGAGGATGCTTCCGACTCTGAAACTGAAGCGAGAGAGTTTTCCCCAGTATCTGACCTTGCTGAGGAGTCCTTTCCATCACATGTCTTCTGTCTTCAGCATGCTTTTGAAGTTAAAGAGAAACTGGATGCGCTTGGGGGCATGCACATGTTACTCCTTTGTCATCCAG ATTATCCCAAGTTTCTGGCTGAAGCAAAACTAGTGGCTGATGAACTGGGAGCAGAACAAATTTCGAGCGATATTTCCTTCAGGACTGCCACTGAAGAAGACAAGGAAAGAATCAAATCAGCTGTAGATAGTGAAGGGTCCAATCTTTCTTTCAGTGCCAACCCAAGTCCAAAATTAAAGAGAAAGGGTATGGATGATCTTGAGCCAGCCCAAAGAAGCAAGTTTCCAAGAGTTGAAGAGTCAACCAAGGCGACAGACCAGGAACAGGTTAGAGTATCCGAAAATTTACCTAAGCCACCAGAACCTGATGTAGTGCCTGGCAATTTATCAAGAACAACTGATTTGGCCTCTGGGAGTAGAAAAGACAAATGTATTATACAATACAAGAGGACTTACAAAAATAAGTCCAAGGTAAAGCCAATCCAGGAGGAGACTCCCCATGACCAGGGCACTGATAATTTGGAAGGTGGGCCGAGCACTAGACTCAGGCCAAGAAAGTTAAATCAGCCTCCAAAGGACCCGAAACATGTTACACACAAAGTTGTAGCAAAAGATGAACTGAAGACATCCAGTAACAGAGGAAAATCGGCTTCTGGAATTCAAGCATCAGCTGGTAGCAGCTCCAAAAAAGCAGAGGCAAAGTATTCATGTGAAGTATGCATGATGAACTTTGGCTCCAAAAAAGAGCTGGGGCTCCATGAAAAAAATATCTGCTCGGTCAAGGGGTGCGGAAAGAAGTTTGCGTCGCACAAATATCTGATCCACCATCAGAAGGTGCATCGTGAGGACCGCCCCCTACAATGCACTTGGGAAGGCTGCACCAAGACGTTTAAATGGGCTTGGGCTCGGACGGAACATATCAGAGTTCATACAGGTGACCGTCCATATACCTGTGCTGAGACTGGCTGTGGCAAAACATTTCGCTTTGTGTCAGATTTCAGTCGCCACAGGAGGAAGACAGGACACTCAGGGTAG